A genomic window from Ruminiclostridium cellulolyticum H10 includes:
- the csaB gene encoding polysaccharide pyruvyl transferase CsaB, with translation MKVLHLIGGGDVGGAKVHVLSLVKELTARIDVTLLSLRPGAFADEARAMGIDVKVIKSSNIIKDIRHAIGFVKNNNFDIIHSHGAKANIFAYAIKKACNIPVVTTMHSDYKLDYLQSLPKRLSIGLFNSGVLHSLDYYIVVTSAFRKMLIERGFDTNSIYTILNGIDFDKKLKDYSREEFALKYGIQLDKNDILVGIAARLTPVKGISTLLEAAKLVVEKNPKVKFLIGGDGEDYKSLTARCHQLGLENNVFFLGWLNDPYELMSIIDISVLTSISEGFPYSILEGARFSKATVSSRVGGIPDLIDSSENGYLFEPLDYSTLAEYLLELSLDHEKRKEFGRRIYEKAYKNFSLDAMCKTQLAIYSQIQKNILNEAKGKKYDVIVSGYYGFGNIGDDAMLRSIVDNLKEQRPGISILALSRNPVETARNYGVSAINRKNVFKVYWSMKKAKLFIYGGGNIIQDSTSSRSLMFYLGTAWLAKKLKLKIMFYANGIGPINKPRNIEHSRKILNMADVITVRERFSLNELKKMGITGPKIALTADAAFAVNINQAELNDSRNFAGLSLDKSYAGFSVRRCPGSEEHQHVKYEQAIAEAADYVFTKYGLEPVFIPMEYDVDICTIKNIISKMKTKNHTISNNRTILETFSVIHKMDIMVSMRLHALIFAAYLKIPFIGISYQPKVDGFLEYINQPSAGNVKEISFERLRSKIDNVLQNREPIKAVLESSVENLICKARENSGYAIELISE, from the coding sequence ATGAAGGTTTTGCACTTAATCGGCGGAGGGGATGTTGGAGGTGCTAAAGTTCACGTCCTGTCACTTGTAAAGGAACTGACTGCTCGTATAGATGTTACTCTTTTAAGCCTTAGACCGGGAGCCTTTGCAGATGAAGCCCGTGCAATGGGTATAGATGTAAAAGTTATAAAATCCTCTAACATTATTAAAGATATACGTCATGCAATAGGGTTTGTAAAAAATAATAACTTTGATATTATTCATTCACACGGTGCCAAGGCAAATATATTTGCCTACGCTATTAAAAAAGCCTGTAATATTCCTGTAGTAACAACAATGCACAGCGACTATAAACTTGATTATCTCCAAAGTCTGCCTAAAAGACTTTCCATCGGGTTATTCAATTCCGGAGTACTTCACAGTCTGGATTACTATATCGTCGTTACCTCAGCTTTCAGAAAAATGCTTATAGAGAGAGGTTTTGACACAAATTCCATATATACAATACTTAACGGAATAGACTTTGATAAAAAACTCAAAGACTATTCTAGGGAGGAATTCGCATTAAAATACGGTATTCAACTGGATAAAAACGACATACTTGTAGGGATAGCTGCAAGATTGACTCCTGTCAAGGGCATAAGCACTCTTTTAGAAGCAGCAAAGCTTGTTGTTGAGAAAAACCCTAAAGTAAAATTCCTTATAGGCGGGGACGGAGAAGACTATAAGTCCCTTACTGCTCGATGCCATCAACTAGGATTAGAAAACAATGTATTTTTCCTAGGTTGGCTTAATGACCCATACGAATTAATGAGTATCATTGACATAAGTGTACTTACCTCTATAAGTGAGGGTTTTCCATATTCAATATTAGAAGGTGCCCGCTTTTCCAAAGCTACTGTCAGCAGCAGAGTAGGCGGAATTCCCGACCTGATAGACTCGTCGGAAAATGGTTACCTTTTTGAACCACTTGACTACAGTACTCTTGCAGAATATTTGCTGGAGCTGTCTTTAGACCATGAAAAACGAAAAGAATTCGGAAGAAGAATTTATGAAAAGGCTTATAAGAACTTCTCACTGGATGCCATGTGCAAAACCCAGCTTGCAATCTATTCTCAGATACAAAAGAATATTTTGAATGAGGCCAAGGGTAAAAAATACGATGTAATCGTGTCCGGGTACTACGGTTTTGGTAACATCGGAGACGATGCGATGCTAAGGTCAATTGTTGACAATCTCAAGGAGCAAAGGCCAGGCATATCCATACTTGCACTGTCCAGAAACCCTGTAGAAACTGCCCGTAATTACGGTGTCAGTGCCATAAATAGAAAGAATGTGTTCAAGGTCTATTGGTCCATGAAGAAGGCAAAACTTTTTATTTACGGCGGAGGTAACATAATTCAGGATAGTACCAGCTCCCGCTCACTTATGTTTTATCTTGGAACAGCATGGCTGGCTAAAAAACTGAAACTAAAAATAATGTTCTATGCCAATGGAATCGGTCCTATAAATAAACCCAGAAATATCGAACACTCTCGCAAAATATTGAATATGGCTGATGTAATTACCGTAAGAGAAAGATTTTCATTAAATGAACTGAAAAAAATGGGTATTACAGGGCCTAAAATTGCTTTAACGGCCGATGCCGCATTTGCTGTTAATATTAACCAGGCTGAACTCAATGACAGCCGCAATTTTGCAGGTTTGTCCCTTGATAAAAGTTATGCGGGCTTCTCGGTGCGAAGATGTCCCGGTTCTGAAGAACATCAGCATGTAAAATATGAGCAGGCTATTGCAGAAGCAGCAGATTATGTTTTTACCAAATATGGCCTTGAACCTGTATTCATACCAATGGAATACGATGTTGACATATGTACTATTAAAAACATAATCTCTAAAATGAAAACAAAAAATCATACCATAAGTAATAATCGCACAATTTTAGAAACATTTTCCGTTATACATAAAATGGATATTATGGTATCAATGAGGCTTCATGCATTGATTTTTGCAGCTTATTTAAAGATTCCATTTATTGGCATAAGTTACCAGCCAAAGGTTGACGGTTTTCTGGAGTATATTAATCAGCCATCTGCGGGAAACGTAAAGGAAATCAGCTTTGAACGTCTACGCTCCAAGATTGACAATGTTTTACAGAATCGCGAACCAATCAAGGCCGTTTTGGAAAGTTCCGTTGAAAATCTGATTTGTAAAGCCAGAGAGAACTCAGGCTATGCTATAGAATTAATTTCTGAATAA
- a CDS encoding ABC-F family ATP-binding cassette domain-containing protein, producing the protein MIVLNCNNVDFSYGTETILNNVSFSLQENDKVGLVGVNGAGKSTLFKLIIGELRQENGEIFISKDLNVGYLKQNSALNSENTLWDELRDVFRELVDMEKSISRVEKEISSTKEQDKLESLMKEYSRLTERFSYLGGFEYNSRIRGVLRGLGFEEHEFEYKISILSGGQKTRLALAKVLLEEPDILMLDEPTNHLDISAVEWLEDYLKSYKKCLLIISHDRYFLDSVTSRTIEIENCTSTVYNCNYSNYVKQKAVNREIQEKHYTQQQKEIARQEAYIEQQRRWNRERNIIAAESRQKALDRMEKIEKPSELPSNIRIKFRQTLSSGNDVLDVEGVSKAFGNKEIFKDINFKIRKAEKVFLLGPNGCGKSTLLKILAGRLQATSGRYSYGAKVNLGYYDQEMSDLNENNTVLDEVWSVDQKLIQSEVRTALGAFLFTGEDVFKKISVLSGGEKSRVAMLKLIFSDANFIILDEPTNHLDINSREILEDALSDYEGTLLVVSHDRYFIDKLATRIIDIGTTPVVDCFGNYTYFTEHHKKNAATVSKEQPIISEAKQSHMATKEERSRIRKLEKQLSDTEKAIEKTEARLKEIEEEMVRVATDHQKLIELSEEQQQAQRKLEELYEVWAEVTEQLEA; encoded by the coding sequence GTGATAGTACTTAACTGTAATAATGTTGATTTTTCATATGGTACAGAAACCATTTTAAATAATGTTTCCTTTAGTTTGCAGGAAAATGACAAGGTAGGACTGGTTGGCGTCAATGGTGCCGGTAAGTCTACTTTGTTCAAGCTTATAATAGGTGAGCTGCGGCAGGAAAACGGAGAAATATTTATTTCAAAAGATCTTAATGTGGGATATTTGAAGCAGAACTCCGCTTTAAACTCGGAAAATACACTATGGGATGAACTACGAGATGTTTTTAGAGAGCTGGTTGATATGGAAAAGTCAATCAGCAGAGTGGAAAAGGAAATAAGCTCTACAAAGGAGCAGGATAAACTGGAATCACTTATGAAGGAATACAGCCGTCTGACTGAACGTTTTTCATATCTGGGAGGGTTCGAGTACAACAGCCGTATAAGGGGTGTACTGAGGGGGCTTGGTTTTGAAGAACATGAATTTGAATACAAAATAAGTATTTTAAGCGGAGGACAGAAAACAAGGCTTGCACTGGCAAAGGTACTGCTTGAGGAACCTGACATACTTATGCTGGATGAACCTACAAATCATTTGGATATATCGGCGGTAGAGTGGCTGGAGGATTATCTTAAAAGTTACAAAAAATGTCTTCTTATAATATCCCATGACCGTTATTTTCTTGATTCAGTAACAAGTCGGACAATTGAGATTGAAAATTGTACAAGTACGGTCTACAATTGCAATTACTCCAATTATGTTAAACAAAAGGCAGTAAATCGTGAAATTCAAGAAAAACACTATACACAGCAGCAGAAGGAAATAGCCCGCCAGGAAGCCTACATAGAGCAGCAGAGAAGGTGGAACAGAGAAAGAAATATTATTGCTGCTGAAAGCCGACAGAAGGCACTGGACAGGATGGAAAAGATAGAAAAGCCAAGTGAACTGCCATCTAATATCAGGATTAAATTCAGACAGACACTTTCAAGCGGAAATGATGTTCTGGACGTAGAGGGTGTTTCAAAGGCTTTTGGTAATAAGGAGATTTTCAAAGACATAAACTTCAAGATAAGAAAAGCCGAAAAGGTATTCCTGCTTGGGCCTAACGGGTGCGGAAAATCAACGCTTTTGAAGATACTGGCAGGACGGCTTCAGGCAACCTCCGGCAGGTATAGCTATGGGGCAAAGGTCAATCTTGGCTATTACGATCAGGAAATGTCTGACTTGAACGAAAATAATACTGTGCTCGACGAGGTATGGAGCGTAGACCAAAAGCTCATACAGTCAGAAGTCAGAACGGCGTTGGGTGCGTTCCTGTTTACGGGTGAAGACGTATTTAAGAAAATATCTGTACTAAGCGGAGGTGAAAAGAGCAGGGTTGCAATGCTCAAACTTATTTTCTCCGATGCCAATTTTATAATACTCGATGAGCCTACAAACCATCTGGATATAAATTCAAGGGAAATTCTTGAGGATGCCTTGAGTGACTATGAGGGAACTCTTTTGGTTGTATCCCATGACAGATACTTTATAGACAAGCTGGCTACCAGGATTATTGATATAGGGACAACTCCTGTAGTAGACTGCTTCGGAAATTATACTTATTTTACTGAACACCACAAAAAGAACGCTGCAACAGTAAGCAAAGAACAACCGATAATTTCAGAGGCGAAGCAGAGCCACATGGCTACAAAGGAGGAACGCAGCAGGATACGAAAGCTTGAGAAACAGCTTTCCGACACTGAGAAGGCTATAGAGAAAACGGAAGCACGTTTGAAGGAAATAGAAGAAGAGATGGTCAGGGTTGCAACTGACCACCAGAAACTTATAGAGTTGAGCGAGGAACAGCAGCAGGCCCAGCGTAAGCTTGAGGAACTGTATGAAGTATGGGCGGAGGTTACGGAACAACTGGAAGCCTAA
- a CDS encoding 3-oxoacyl-ACP synthase III family protein has translation MFFNLKIVGVGTYHPKNEIDNRYFVEHFKKMNKDPRPLLKHLGRERRFKAKKFGSENSVTMALEASKKAIADANIEVSDIDMIVFASDFPEYVSPSNALMISSKLNSRANIVFDMNSNCISMISALDIIDSYIKNKNINNVLLVSSCMITPFAREDDIIVYPSTADASAAVVLQKIPDSDRSGVIDSGFYTDCSYNWTIKNPACGFSRITDNSVDTNMKMMEWNQFDFSFLSDNWCKLIYNLLKKNSLTPEDVSLYLFSQFSKADIMATIEKLNVVEERIIYVGNKYGYTGPTSPILALNEAKKTNKIVDGSYAILCSVGSGYTMGALLYKF, from the coding sequence ATGTTTTTCAATCTTAAAATCGTAGGAGTAGGCACATACCATCCAAAAAATGAGATCGACAACAGATATTTTGTCGAACATTTTAAAAAAATGAATAAGGACCCAAGGCCCTTATTAAAGCATTTAGGAAGAGAAAGGAGGTTCAAGGCTAAAAAGTTTGGTAGTGAAAATTCTGTAACTATGGCATTGGAAGCGTCTAAAAAGGCAATTGCGGACGCAAATATTGAAGTTAGCGATATCGATATGATAGTATTTGCGTCGGATTTTCCGGAGTATGTATCCCCTTCCAATGCACTTATGATAAGCAGCAAGCTTAATTCACGGGCTAATATTGTATTTGATATGAATTCAAACTGTATAAGCATGATTTCAGCATTAGATATAATAGACTCATATATAAAGAATAAAAATATAAACAATGTATTATTAGTTTCAAGCTGCATGATAACTCCATTTGCAAGGGAAGATGATATAATTGTTTATCCGTCAACGGCAGATGCATCGGCAGCCGTCGTACTACAAAAAATCCCCGATAGTGACAGGAGTGGAGTAATTGATTCAGGATTTTATACGGATTGCAGCTATAACTGGACTATAAAAAATCCAGCTTGCGGCTTTTCAAGAATCACTGATAATTCTGTTGATACAAATATGAAAATGATGGAATGGAATCAATTTGATTTCAGCTTTTTATCCGATAACTGGTGTAAACTGATATATAATCTTCTTAAAAAGAATAGTCTCACACCGGAAGATGTGTCACTTTACTTGTTCTCTCAGTTTTCAAAAGCTGATATTATGGCTACTATAGAAAAACTTAATGTAGTGGAAGAGAGAATAATTTATGTAGGAAATAAATACGGCTACACGGGCCCTACAAGCCCCATACTTGCACTTAATGAAGCAAAAAAAACTAACAAAATAGTTGACGGCTCATATGCCATACTCTGCTCCGTAGGTTCGGGGTATACGATGGGAGCACTTCTTTACAAATTCTAA
- a CDS encoding methyl-accepting chemotaxis protein encodes MNMLSSLVEEQLHQKNKIVLLCLLASISLRVTVDSIFKLPLNDILLLAIVGYALCAIGSVFSFKKLYPKAIMYYFTITMGIISFIMIVSNPSLTTYLTVFLAIVIVSIYSDIRPVIVCSIIGCFLTTYSFFNYKPQIFEKNNYIDLVFFNMYIFVCAFVLFFLSYLTKKLYVKLESTAVNAISSKEKAEGLYNEIKATSQSLAKISADIKDSIISTQEISDGIGQAITIVAEEAQMEVTSIHKIKELFDNGKNKMVLSMEASNNMDSAVKSAVSNIASGSDYVDNLSKEMKEALNTMTLVEKLATDLIGKNKIINNILTSVNNISKQTNLLSLNASIEAARAGDAGKGFSIVAQDVRRLAEESNILTHQIESILKEMEQNALDVSKEITKEKIYINNSNSITDATKDIFNKIKSEIHCIEEKTNNIKETSSNLYQSFELTDEEVNAISDNTEKNAATAQEVTACISEQNSRMNIIEENYIKLNALIDELNNFNG; translated from the coding sequence ATGAATATGCTTAGTAGTTTGGTAGAAGAACAGCTGCATCAGAAAAATAAAATAGTGTTGCTGTGTTTGCTTGCTTCAATTTCATTAAGAGTGACAGTTGATTCTATTTTTAAATTACCTCTTAATGATATCTTGCTTTTAGCTATTGTAGGATATGCCTTATGTGCTATTGGCAGTGTGTTTTCATTTAAGAAGTTATATCCAAAAGCGATTATGTACTACTTTACTATTACTATGGGAATCATCAGCTTTATAATGATCGTCAGTAATCCAAGTCTTACTACATACCTTACGGTTTTTCTTGCTATTGTAATTGTCAGTATTTATAGTGATATACGCCCCGTAATAGTTTGTTCAATCATAGGTTGTTTCCTGACTACCTATTCATTTTTTAACTATAAGCCGCAAATATTTGAAAAAAATAATTATATTGATCTGGTCTTTTTTAATATGTACATATTTGTATGTGCATTTGTTCTATTCTTTTTGAGTTATCTTACAAAGAAGTTATATGTCAAATTGGAAAGTACGGCTGTTAATGCCATATCATCAAAAGAAAAGGCTGAAGGTCTTTATAACGAAATAAAGGCAACCAGCCAGAGCCTTGCCAAGATAAGTGCAGATATAAAGGACAGTATAATTTCCACACAGGAAATCTCTGACGGAATAGGTCAGGCTATCACCATTGTAGCTGAAGAAGCTCAAATGGAAGTAACAAGTATCCATAAGATAAAAGAATTATTCGATAACGGCAAAAACAAAATGGTATTGTCCATGGAAGCATCAAATAATATGGATTCTGCGGTAAAAAGTGCAGTGTCCAATATAGCGAGCGGCAGCGATTATGTAGATAATTTATCTAAGGAAATGAAGGAAGCATTAAATACAATGACTTTGGTAGAAAAGCTTGCTACTGACTTAATAGGAAAAAATAAAATTATAAATAATATACTGACCTCTGTTAATAATATTTCAAAGCAAACAAACCTGCTTTCGTTAAATGCTTCAATAGAGGCTGCCAGGGCTGGTGATGCAGGAAAAGGTTTTTCTATTGTCGCTCAGGACGTAAGAAGGCTGGCCGAGGAATCCAATATTTTGACACATCAGATAGAAAGTATATTAAAAGAGATGGAACAAAATGCACTTGATGTCTCCAAAGAGATTACCAAGGAAAAGATCTATATTAATAACAGTAATTCCATCACCGACGCAACTAAAGATATATTTAATAAAATTAAAAGCGAAATCCACTGCATCGAAGAAAAAACCAACAACATAAAGGAAACCTCTTCCAATTTGTACCAATCGTTTGAATTAACTGACGAAGAGGTAAATGCAATAAGTGATAATACTGAGAAAAATGCTGCTACAGCACAGGAAGTTACCGCATGTATTAGTGAACAGAATAGCCGTATGAATATTATTGAGGAAAACTATATAAAACTTAATGCACTTATAGATGAGCTAAACAATTTTAACGGTTAG
- a CDS encoding 3-oxoacyl-ACP synthase III family protein, with translation MFNNLKIIGVGTYHPQEEIDNEYFVDHFKKMDKDPSALLKHLGRDKRFKAKKYGSENSLTMAVEASQKAITDAGITVEEIDMIVYASDFPEFVSPTNALMINSMLKAKANIVFDMNSNCISMISALDIINSYIQNKSIDNVLLVSSCMITPFAKEDDIVVYPSTADASAAVILRKTQDENKSGVIDSNFFTDSSYNWTIKLPACGFSRINDNSVEAGMKMMEWNQFDFSFLSDNWTSLINSMLENNSLKPEDVSLYLFSQFSRADILSTISKLQVMEDKVIFVGNKYGYTGPTSPILALNEAKKRNKIVEGSYAILCSVGSGYTMGALLYKF, from the coding sequence ATGTTCAATAATCTTAAAATTATTGGTGTGGGGACTTATCACCCGCAAGAGGAGATTGATAATGAATACTTTGTCGATCATTTCAAAAAAATGGATAAAGATCCAAGTGCATTACTGAAACATTTAGGAAGGGATAAGAGATTTAAAGCTAAGAAATACGGAAGTGAGAATTCTTTAACAATGGCTGTTGAAGCATCACAAAAAGCTATTACAGATGCAGGCATAACTGTCGAAGAAATTGACATGATTGTGTATGCATCAGATTTCCCGGAGTTTGTGTCCCCAACCAATGCATTAATGATTAACAGTATGCTAAAAGCAAAAGCGAATATTGTTTTTGACATGAATTCAAATTGTATCAGCATGATTTCAGCTCTGGATATCATAAATTCGTATATTCAAAACAAAAGTATTGACAATGTTCTGTTAGTTTCCAGTTGTATGATAACCCCTTTCGCAAAAGAAGACGATATAGTTGTTTATCCGTCAACAGCAGACGCTTCAGCAGCGGTAATACTTAGGAAAACTCAGGACGAAAATAAAAGCGGTGTCATAGATTCAAATTTTTTTACAGATTCAAGCTATAATTGGACCATAAAGCTGCCGGCATGCGGATTTTCTCGAATTAATGACAACTCTGTTGAAGCCGGGATGAAGATGATGGAATGGAACCAGTTTGATTTCAGCTTTCTGTCCGACAACTGGACCAGTTTGATAAATAGTATGCTGGAAAACAACAGCCTGAAACCCGAAGATGTATCGTTGTATTTGTTCTCCCAATTTTCAAGGGCTGATATATTGTCCACTATATCTAAACTGCAGGTAATGGAGGATAAGGTCATATTTGTCGGAAATAAATACGGCTATACAGGACCGACTAGCCCGATTCTTGCACTTAATGAGGCAAAGAAAAGAAATAAAATAGTTGAAGGCTCTTACGCAATACTATGTTCAGTAGGTTCAGGTTATACCATGGGAGCACTTCTTTATAAATTTTAA
- a CDS encoding methyl-accepting chemotaxis protein, with protein MNMFSHLVEEQLYQKNKIVLLCLLASISLRVVVDSIFKMPLKGILLLGLVGYILCAAGGLLIIKRLFPKATMYYFTCTMGIICFIMITSNPSLTTYLTVFLAIVVVSIYSDIRPVLVCSLIGCFLTTYSYFNFKSEIFQDNNIIDLLFFNMYIFVCAFVLFFLSYLTKKLYIKLEDTAVNAISSKEKAENLYNEIKATSYSLSKISSDIKLSINSTKEIAEELGKAFNIVAEEAEKEVISIHKIKDLFQTGKTKMALSIEASNEMNSAVASAVSNIGSGSDCLDNLSVEMVDAVNTINLVEKLATDLIGKNKMINNILSSVNNISKQTNLLSLNASIEAARAGEAGKGFSVVAEEVRKLAEESNNLTHQIESILKEMERNALDVTMEIVKEKSYINNSKSATEQTKNIFNLIKEEIHSIETKNNNIKETAYDLHKSFELTDDEVIAISNNTEKNAATAEEVTASVIEQNNRMDIIEDNYLKLDKLIEELNKFNG; from the coding sequence ATGAATATGTTCAGTCATTTGGTCGAAGAACAGCTTTATCAAAAAAATAAGATTGTGCTGCTTTGCTTACTTGCTTCAATTTCCCTACGAGTTGTAGTAGACTCTATTTTTAAAATGCCTTTAAAAGGTATTCTGCTTCTGGGTTTGGTGGGATATATCTTATGTGCTGCAGGTGGTTTGCTTATAATAAAAAGATTGTTTCCCAAAGCAACCATGTACTATTTTACTTGTACCATGGGAATTATATGTTTTATTATGATAACCAGCAATCCCAGCCTCACCACGTATCTCACCGTTTTTCTTGCAATAGTAGTTGTCAGCATTTACAGCGATATAAGACCTGTCCTGGTATGTTCACTTATAGGTTGTTTCCTTACTACTTACTCATACTTCAATTTTAAATCAGAAATTTTTCAAGACAATAATATTATTGATCTGCTCTTTTTCAATATGTACATATTTGTATGTGCATTTGTATTATTTTTTCTAAGTTATTTAACAAAGAAATTGTATATCAAGCTTGAAGACACTGCGGTAAATGCTATATCATCCAAAGAGAAGGCGGAAAATCTGTATAATGAGATAAAAGCAACCAGCTATAGCCTTTCCAAAATAAGTTCAGACATAAAATTGAGCATAAATTCTACAAAAGAAATCGCCGAAGAACTCGGAAAAGCATTTAATATTGTTGCCGAAGAAGCTGAAAAAGAAGTAATAAGCATACATAAAATAAAAGATTTATTCCAAACCGGAAAAACAAAAATGGCGTTATCAATAGAGGCCTCAAATGAGATGAATTCAGCTGTAGCAAGTGCAGTATCCAATATAGGGAGCGGAAGTGATTGTTTGGATAATCTGTCCGTCGAAATGGTAGACGCTGTTAACACTATTAATTTAGTAGAGAAACTGGCTACCGATTTGATTGGAAAAAATAAAATGATAAATAATATTTTAAGCTCAGTTAACAATATCTCTAAACAAACCAACCTCTTGTCTCTGAATGCATCCATAGAAGCCGCCAGAGCCGGCGAGGCCGGTAAGGGTTTCTCTGTTGTAGCTGAAGAAGTAAGAAAACTGGCTGAAGAGTCAAATAACCTTACACATCAAATAGAATCCATTCTAAAAGAGATGGAAAGAAACGCATTGGATGTAACTATGGAGATTGTAAAAGAAAAAAGTTACATTAACAACAGTAAATCTGCTACAGAACAAACCAAGAATATTTTCAACCTAATTAAGGAGGAAATTCATAGTATAGAAACAAAAAACAATAACATAAAGGAAACTGCCTATGATCTGCATAAATCCTTTGAACTCACTGATGATGAGGTAATAGCTATCAGCAACAACACCGAAAAGAATGCAGCTACTGCCGAAGAAGTAACTGCAAGTGTTATTGAGCAGAATAATAGAATGGATATTATTGAGGATAATTATTTGAAGCTGGATAAACTTATAGAAGAACTTAACAAATTTAACGGTTGA
- a CDS encoding IS481-like element ISCce1 family transposase, with amino-acid sequence MTAQDRIVKNKMSLIELAEYLQNVSEACKIHGVSRQHFYDIKKAYEENGLEGLKDKTRRKPCMKNRVAPETEEAVLRIAYEKPAYGQLRASNELRKQGVLVSAGGVRSIWQRYNIETFDKRLKKLEEKAAKEGILYTEDQLAALEKAQQEKNISIDEIDTQHPGYLLAQDTFYVGYIKGVGRIYQQTAIDTYSAVGFAKLYTAKVPVTAADILNDRVLPFFENHMIPIMRVLTDRGTEYCGAPEKHLYELFLQMNDIEHTMTKAKSPQTNGICERFNQTILNEFYKPAFRRTMYKSVEQMQEDLDFYMLEYNEERTHQGKRCKGKTPMQTFLDSLPLAREKLLNDPAS; translated from the coding sequence ATGACAGCACAAGATCGTATAGTTAAAAACAAAATGAGCCTGATTGAGTTGGCCGAATATCTTCAAAACGTAAGTGAAGCATGTAAAATTCATGGAGTCAGCAGACAGCACTTCTATGATATTAAGAAAGCTTACGAGGAAAATGGTCTGGAAGGATTAAAGGACAAGACCAGAAGAAAGCCTTGTATGAAAAACAGGGTTGCTCCAGAAACTGAGGAAGCCGTATTAAGAATAGCATATGAAAAGCCGGCATACGGGCAGCTCAGGGCAAGTAACGAACTGAGAAAACAAGGAGTTCTTGTATCAGCCGGAGGGGTAAGATCAATCTGGCAGAGATATAATATAGAAACCTTTGACAAGAGACTCAAAAAGCTTGAAGAAAAGGCTGCCAAGGAAGGCATACTTTACACTGAAGATCAGCTCGCTGCTCTGGAAAAGGCACAGCAGGAAAAGAATATATCCATAGACGAGATAGATACCCAGCACCCGGGATATTTGCTGGCACAGGACACTTTCTATGTGGGCTATATCAAAGGTGTTGGACGTATATATCAGCAAACTGCCATAGATACTTATTCGGCAGTGGGATTCGCAAAATTATATACAGCCAAGGTACCAGTAACAGCAGCAGATATATTAAATGACAGAGTCTTACCGTTCTTTGAGAATCATATGATACCGATAATGAGAGTACTCACAGACAGAGGAACGGAGTACTGTGGAGCACCTGAGAAACACTTGTATGAGTTATTTCTGCAGATGAACGACATTGAGCACACAATGACAAAGGCTAAAAGCCCTCAAACAAACGGTATATGCGAGCGTTTTAACCAAACAATTCTGAATGAATTTTATAAACCCGCATTCCGAAGGACAATGTATAAATCAGTTGAACAAATGCAGGAGGATTTGGATTTTTATATGCTGGAATACAACGAAGAGCGAACACATCAGGGGAAAAGGTGTAAAGGCAAGACGCCGATGCAGACATTTCTTGACAGCTTGCCTCTTGCCCGAGAGAAGCTCCTGAATGATCCTGCGAGTTAA